The nucleotide sequence GCTGGGCCACCAGGCGAACGCCACCGGGCGGGACCAGGCCCGGGGCGCCTGGCCGCGCGCGGTGCCGCTGCCTCGGAACCGGATCCTGCCGATACCCCTGGACGACCGCACCGCCCCGGCCAGGCAGCGTTATCTGACCGCGTTCGCCAACGCGGCGAACTTCGCCCTCGGCAACCGGTTCTTTTTGGCCCTGATGCTCCGGGCCGGCTTGGCCGACGTCGTCGGTGAACTGCGCTCCCGGCTGGTCTACGACGCACCGCACAACCTACTGTGGCCAGAGCCGGACGGCACCGTTGTGCACCGCAAGGGAGCCACCCCGGCGGCCGGAGCGGACGGCGGCGGCCAACGCCCCGTCGACCTGTACGGCGAGCCGGTGATCGTGCCCGGCTCGATGGGCGCACCCAGTTACCTACTCCGAGGGCTGGGCAGTACCCGGGCGCTGACCAGTGCCTGCCACGGCGCCGGTCGGCGAATTGCCCGGGGTGCGGCCGCCCGGGGCGGGGATGCCGAACTGGACGCCTTCCTGCGGGAGTTCCGGGTGGTCACCCCGGTCGACCACCGCGATCCAGCGGTCAACGCACGCCGGGACATCATCGACGCCTGGCGTCGGGACATCAAACAGGAGGCGCCCTGGGCGTACAAGGAGGTGGGTCCGGTGGTGCGAAGCCTGGGTCGAGCCGGGGTGGCCGAGCCGGTCGTCGAGCTTGCGCCGATCCTGACCGTCAAGGGCTGACCCGCGACCGGTGCTGGCCGGCCGGGCGGGATCATCCGCCCGACCGGCTGGGGCACTCTCCAGTGAACCGGCGAGCCGGTGCGTCATGATCCGGGCGGCATCATCCGCAAACATGAGATGACGTACGGTTAGCCCGTAGTCACGAGATGTTCAGTACGGGCGGGGTCGAGCTGCCGGCCCCCGCCCTGCCCCCTAGCGTGACAGATCCTTTGTGCACCGGTCCCGGACCGGTGCGCGGGTCGCACCGTGCACTACTTGGAGCTGCGCCAAGTTGGGGGAACGAATGCCATCATCCGCACGACCGTCTTCGCTGAGTCGTCTACTGAGGACAGGAGTCGCGGTCGGCCTGGTCGCCGCGCTGGCGGCGCCGATCTCCGGTACGGCACCCGCCGCCGCGGTGGTGCTGCCGACCGGTTTCCAGGAACAGGTCGTCTTCACCGGCCTGAACCAGCCGACGAACATCGAGTTCGCCGCGGACGGCCGGGTCTTCGTCGCCGAGAAGGGCGGCCGGATCAAGGTGTACGACGACCTCGCCGACACCACCGCGACCGTCTTCGCCGACCTCTCCGCGAACGTGCACAACCAGCACGACCGGGGACTGCTCGGGCTGGCCCTGCACCCGAACTTCCCGACCCAGCCGTACGTCTACGTGCTCTACGCCTACGACGCACCACCGGGCCAGACCGCGCCGTACTGGAACGACAACTGCGCCTCGGTCGGCGGCACCAACAGCGGGCAGTGCATCATCACCGGCCGGCTCTCCCGGCTGACCGCCGCTGGCAACACGATGACCGGCGCCGAGCAGGTCTTCATCGACGACTGGTGCCAGCAGTACGCCAGCCACGCCACCGGTGACCTGCGGTTCGGTGCCGACGGCATGCTCTACGCCACCGCCGGGGACGGCGCCAGTTACGACCGGGTCGACTACGGGCAGCTCGGCACCCCGCCGAACCCCTGCGCCGACCCGCCCGGCGGCACGATGAGCCCGCCGACCGCCGAGGGCGGCGCGCTGCGCTCCCAGGACTCCCGGACCACCGCCGACCCGACCAGCCTGGACGGCACGGTACTTCGGCTCGACCCGCTGACCGGCGCCGCCGCCCCGGGCAACCCGTCGGCGGCCAGCCCCGACCCGAACGTCCGGCGGATCGTCGCGCAGGGGCTGCGCAACCCGTTCCGGTTCGCCATCCGGCCCGGCACCAACGAGGTGTGGGCCGGCGACGTCGGCTGGAACCGCTGGGAGGAGGTCAACCGGGTGGTCGACCCGACCGCCGGGGTGACGAACTTCGGCTGGCCCTGCTTCGAGGGGACCGGCCGGCAGAGCGGCTACGACAGCGCCGACCTCGACCTCTGCGAGAGCCTCTACTCAGGTGCCGGGCAGACGGCGCCGTTCTACGCGTACGACCACGCGGCCCGGGTGGTGGCCAACGAGGCATGCCCGACCGGCAGTTCCTCGGTCTCCGGTGCCGCCTTCTACCCGGCGGCCGGCGGCAGCTATCCGGCCGAGTACGCGGGTGCGCTCTTCTTCTCCGACTACTCCCGGGACTGCATCTGGGCGATGCTGCCGGACGCGCCCGGCGGGGTGCCGGTGGCCGCCAACCGGCGTACCTTCGGCAGCGCGGCGGCTAACCCGGTCGACCTGGCGACGGGGCCGGGTGGCGACCTCTACTACGTCGACCACGCCGGTTCGGTACGCCGGATCCGCTACTTCCCCGGCAACCAGCCGCCGGTCGCGTCGATCGCCGCCTCCCCCACCTCGGGGAACGCGCCGCTGACGGTGAACTTCGACGGCACCGGCTCCACCGACGCGGACCCGGCCGACGCCGGCCGACTGCGCTACGAGTGGGACTTCACCAACGACGGCACGGTGGACGCCACCACGGCGACGGCGACGCACACCTACCCGGCCGGTGGCCC is from Micromonospora sp. WMMD1102 and encodes:
- a CDS encoding PQQ-dependent sugar dehydrogenase, with product MPSSARPSSLSRLLRTGVAVGLVAALAAPISGTAPAAAVVLPTGFQEQVVFTGLNQPTNIEFAADGRVFVAEKGGRIKVYDDLADTTATVFADLSANVHNQHDRGLLGLALHPNFPTQPYVYVLYAYDAPPGQTAPYWNDNCASVGGTNSGQCIITGRLSRLTAAGNTMTGAEQVFIDDWCQQYASHATGDLRFGADGMLYATAGDGASYDRVDYGQLGTPPNPCADPPGGTMSPPTAEGGALRSQDSRTTADPTSLDGTVLRLDPLTGAAAPGNPSAASPDPNVRRIVAQGLRNPFRFAIRPGTNEVWAGDVGWNRWEEVNRVVDPTAGVTNFGWPCFEGTGRQSGYDSADLDLCESLYSGAGQTAPFYAYDHAARVVANEACPTGSSSVSGAAFYPAAGGSYPAEYAGALFFSDYSRDCIWAMLPDAPGGVPVAANRRTFGSAAANPVDLATGPGGDLYYVDHAGSVRRIRYFPGNQPPVASIAASPTSGNAPLTVNFDGTGSTDADPADAGRLRYEWDFTNDGTVDATTATATHTYPAGGPYTARLTVYDTLNASGTQTVPIQTGNSMPTAVIDTPGDGFTWAVNDPISFTGHATDPDQGTLPASALHWRMLLHHCYTLDNCHTHTLQDFTGSSGSMLGPDHEYPSYLELVLTATDSGGLSHSTSVRLDPKTVDLTFNSSPAGLQLVFGGTAQAAPFTRTVIQGSSNTISAVTPQSQGGVSYVFGSWSDGGAQTHVVTAPATPASYTATFNPQSGSVRLPQSAWSVAGVDSQETLLVNGRGNNVRDGDSSSIWHTQRLLSNPAHPHWIDLDLGSARTVNRLYYLPRQGSNTGGRITGYEVYVSNSRSSWGTPVATGTFPNSAAEQTVTIPPTSGRYIRLRALGEVGGNRWTSVAELNIGVAG